Proteins encoded together in one Lathyrus oleraceus cultivar Zhongwan6 chromosome 5, CAAS_Psat_ZW6_1.0, whole genome shotgun sequence window:
- the LOC127082360 gene encoding uncharacterized protein LOC127082360: MANGGFPFQMSMLTKNNYDNWSIKMKALLGAQDVWDIIEKGFNEQDEASLSQGVKETLRELRKRDKKTLFLIYQSVDEDTFEKISNATTAKEAWDKLQTCNKGVNRAKEDEIVAKIVGVDEDIKEKEEAVTTTTLTMKKKVGIHKQQEVVEEEIHGRGVTNHKSSATNHKSSASTATRSVTMHLSVDSRRKLWRKLTLYKKKAEKKKLCCSRAKTKLKRKETNGTSTPVQAITCVAIEACS, from the exons ATGGCGAATGGAGGTTTCCCTTTTCAAATGTCGATGCTCACAAAGAACAACTATGACAATTGGAGTATCAAGATGAAGGCGCTACTAGGAGCTCAAGATGTGTGGGATATCATTGAGAAAGGCTTTAATGAGCAAGATGAAGCCTCGCTAAGCCAAGGTGTAAAGGAGACATTGAGGGAGTTAAGAAAGAGAGACAAGAAAACTCTCTTCCTCATTTATCAATCGGTGGATGAAGATACATTTGAGAAGATCTCCAACGCAACGACGGCCAAAGAAGCATGGGACAAACTTCAAACTTGCAACAAAGGAGTGAACAG AGCAAAAGAGGACGAGATTGTGGCCAAGATTGTGGGCGTGGACGAGGACATAAAGGAGAAGGAAGAGGCAGTTACAACAACTACTCTAACAATGAAGAAAAAAGTTGGAATCCACAAGCAACAAGAGGTCGTGGAAGAGGAAATTCATGGTCGAGGTGTGACAAATCATAAATCAAGTGCGACAAATCATAAATCAAGTGCTTCAACTGCAACAAGATCGGTCACTATGCATCTGAGTGTAGATTCTCGAAGAAAGTTGTGGAGAAAGCTAACTTTGTATAAGAAAAAGGCAGAGAAGAAGAAACTTTGTTGCTCGCGTGCCAAAACCAAGTTAAAGAGAAAAGAAACAAATGGTACCTCGACACCGGTGCAAGCAATCACATGTGTGGCGATCGAAGCATGTTCGTAG